The DNA region CAAGGCTAGCTGACGCGATGCGCTGGCGGTCCATTTCCGCGAAGTCACGCGCTAGGCGACCGTGCAGCGTGCCGTCGAAAATGCCCAATGACGGGTCGGCTGTGACCTGATCGGCATAAACAGCTTCGTAATACGCCATTTCGAACGCCGCGAGCGCGGTATCGGGCGTAAGGCGTCCATCGGCGAGCCGCCGAACGATATCTTCGCAGCCGAGCGACGACGCGCGTCCGGCGCGGTCGCGATAGGCGACCCATTGGAACAGCTGTTCACTGTTCGTAGTCCATTCGGCGAGGCGCGATCGGACCGAGGCGAGCGGGATCTTGGCTGGATCCACGGCACCGAGCGCATACTCCCGATCGAGCCGAAGATAATCGAACAACGCCGAGAGATCGTTCATCAATCCCGCTCGCGTCGTCATAGCGGCATCGGCAAGCCGCTGGGGCTCGGTGTGATCGGCAATGCCGCTGACAAGTAACCTGATATCTGCGTTCTTGGCAATCCAGTCGGCCGCGTTCCGCAGCGCCGCCCACTCGCTTTGCGCGGACCGCCAAGCCTCTCCGAACACCTCGCCGCCGAGTGGTTCCGCCGCTGCGATAGCCGCGGCTGCTCGTTGGCCCTCGGCTAGGGTCGCCAGGCGCGACCGGCGAAGGTTAAGGTCTAGTTGACCGTCGCGCATCCACGTAGCCGAGATGCGGTCCGCGAGATGCAGACGGGTTACCGCAGCCGATGCCGCCACCAGATCCGCTTCGATCGCGTCGTCGGCATCGCCGAACACCACCGTGCCAGCTTTCCAGAGGTCGCTATAGATCGCAGATAAGACCGTGGTTGCTGCTTCGACGGAAGCCGTTGCGCGATGCGTCGCAATTCTGATCGCGTCGCGATCCGGCAATCGCGCAGCGATCTGGCGCGGAACGGAACCCGTAATTTTGAGCGTGCGCATCCAGTCGACCAGACGGATCAACGGCTCTGACGTCGATCGCTCGCCCCGCCAGTCCCGGCCAAAGGCTGCGCGCGCGAAGGCATCTTCGTCCTCCACAATTGCAAGGGCGGTGCGTCCGCGCGCGAGCGCGTCGAGGATCGCCAGCGTTGCTTCAAGCGGGGCGTCCGGCCGGGTCAGCACCGAACGCGCAAGGCGGTTGGCCTGACGCCATTCACCACTGAAAACCTTGAAGAAACCCGATCCATGCGCGGCGAGCGTCGCCCGTGTCGCCGACATATCCATCGTCCACGCAGCTTCGGTGAGGCCGCCATCGATAGCACCGCGAGCAGCTTCGAGAGTTGCCACCGCTGCTGCAATGTCAGCAGCGCGCTCTGTTTCATTTTCCCAGCAAACTGCGGCCAGTGCGACAGGATCAGCGTCTGGCGCCGCAGCGACACGATCACCGATCTGCAATTGTCGCTTTGCTTCCGCAAGCGTAGCGGGCGTGTCAAAGCCAAGCAATCGAGCCAGCATGCCGGTTTCTTCGATCACCCGCGGAACGAGGGTATGGGCTTCGGCAAGCCTTTCAAGTGCTTCGCCAGAGAAATCCGGCGGCAGAAAGGCAAGCGCTGCGGAAGGCTCGACGAGGTCAACAGACCAAACATCCTCGGCTACCGCATCCTTTAGGGTTGTACGGATCGTCGCGTGACGCGTGCCAATGTCGATCAGCGCATCGATTTCGGCACGCTGTGCTTCCCAATCGGGATGGCCGATCGCAGTGTTCGACAACGCGGGTGCTGTGGCGATCCGCTGTGCCAGCGTTGTTAGCGAATTGAGACTTTGTAAATTCAGAGGCGGCGTCTGCACGAGTAGCTCGGCGAGCGTGGCAAGATCGGCGATGCTGCCGTCGATCCGAACTACCAGCATTTCAATGCGATCCCGCAATCGGTCGCCATCCGTCGGCAGGATCGACGACGATCCGACACCGCGCCAGACATGCTCGTCCGCCCGCCCGATCGCGACGATTCGTTCGATCAGTTCACCGATTACGCCATGGCGTTTGGCGAAGTCGTCATCCGACCATGTTTCTGGGCTGTCGAGCGCAATATCGCTCGGCTTCCGGCCGTCCTGACGGAGCCGCGTAAGCTGTCCGACCACCTGATAGGGCGTTAGCGCGGAAGCCTGATGCGCTTTATGCATACGGTCGGCATGGGCGTTCAGCGTATCGCGCGCTTCCCGTAACCGCACATGCAGTGTCCCAGGATCGCGGCCTTTCGGCGCGCCCAGTTCCCAGCTGCGCCGCAATTCCTCCAACAACGCCTTTTTGTTTGCCTTGTTGCTGTGCAGCTCGAGGCAGGCGTCGCCTACGCCGGTGGCGTCCAGTCGCCGTTTCACGACCTCCAGCGCGGCCATTTTTTCGGCGACGAACAGTACGCGCTTTCCGTCCGCAACGGCGGACGCAATGATATTGGCAATTGTCTGGCTCTTGCCCGTTCCCGGCGGACCTTGGATGACCATATCGCGGCCTCGACGGACCTCATGCACGGTCAGCGCCTGCGAGCTGTCACTGTCGAGGATGTGCAGCATTTCCGCGGGCGAGATATGCGGATCAATGTTGCTATCTTCCGGAATCATCTCGGCATCCGGCTCGAAGCCGTCAGACAGCAGGCCGCGGATCAGGGCGCGCTCGGTGATCTTGCCCGTCGCCGGCCAGTTTTCCGGATCGAGATCGCGATACATCAGGAACTTCGCGAACGAGAAGAACCCGAGCACCATCTGGTCCTCGATCACTTCCCATCCCGGCTTCGCGCACACCGCCTCCGCCACTTCCGCAAGATAGGCGGTCGGATCGAATGCATCGCCAGCCTCGAACATCGGCAAACGAATGCCGTGCAGGCGATCGAGAAATATCTCCAGCGACAGGTTGGAGGCATAATCGTCCGGCCGCACGCGCAGCTTGAATTTCTCGCCCGCATTGCCGCGTTCGAGACTGACCGGCACCAGTATCAGCGGCGCATAACGGATGTTGGCGGCATTCTGCGGGTCGATCCATTTCAGAGCGCCGAGCGCCAGAAACAGAATATTGACGCCCTGTTCCTCTTCCAGAGTGCGGGCATCATTATAGAGTTCAAGCAACCGCTTTTGCAGTCCCTTTGGCGTGAAACGCGTCTGAAGGCGCGTATCGCTGTGCCGCGCGCTGACGCCGCGCTCGTCGATCTCATCATCCTCGGGTTGAGCAAGCTCATCGATCTCGTCTATCTCGTCTGTAGGTTCGGTTTCGTCGCCAGCACGCTCTGCCTTTCCGGCGACGAAAGTGAACGGACGACTGTCCCGCACCAGCAGCCGAAAAATTTCGGCGGTCTTTTCGTCGACGATCTCCACCGCACGGGCGCCCTTGGCCGAGCGCGGCATATTCAGCAGACGATTGCGGGCCGAGAGATCAAGCAATTCGGTTCGCGCGCGGTCCAATTTCTCATGCAGCGGCAGGTTACTCTGAAAAATCGAGGTCTGCTCACCGACAACGTCTTGCACTGGATTAGTCGCCATTTTGTCCCGCCCTCGATTCGATGCGGTCATTAAGGCTGCGAGGGACATTCAAGTCCACAAAAGTTTGAACGAATAGAGTGATGCATCCGGATCAGGAGGTAACAAACCAAGTGTGAACAGTTGCCCAAAGCTGTCCTGAAGGGTCGATTTTGGTACACCCGGCATGAAAGCGATGGGCGCTCAGATCATTGGGAATTTCGGTGGCACGACCGCCCCTTGAGGCTGTCCCGTCATCGCTCCTACTCAGTTTCAGCCCATCATCAGTAGCACAGGAACATCCTGTTCTTCACGAGCGGCGCCCAGCCATTCGCGTGCGTGTGCGTTTTTCGTCTGTAGTGAGATCAACGGAGCAGCACGGCTGAGAGCAACCGCCTCACGGGCACGCAAAGCCGCTGCTGCGCTGCGCGCTTCAGTCGCCATCAACGCCAGCGCGTCGCCAGCAACTTCCGTGCCGGGAGCCGTTTTCCACTCCGGGGCTGCGATCCATGAGCGCGAGAGGTCAGCTGCCCCTAGGCTCCCTGTCAGTCGTTCGAGCCTGAGAGCATCGTCCTGAGCGACGCTGATCGCCGCCGCCATCTCGCCCGATAGCGCCAATGCTCCAATACGCAACCCGGACGCCATCGTGCATGCCTCAAGCAACGGCGTCGCTTCGGCAATCGCATACGGTCTTGCGTCCAGAATCCGACGCGCACGTCCGCTGAAGAAACTGCCAAGATTATCAGCCTCATCAGCATCGCGATGCCATCCGATCTCGGCCTTATCGGTGCTCATGCTCCAACGCATATCGACCCGCTCGGCCAGCCCACGCAGGCGATCAAGCATATCATCGAGCTTTTCCGTACGATCGCGGGCGAACTCGTCAAGTAGTTGATCGAGCTTGCCATCTAGCGCACGCACATGCGCGCGCACGCCATCAATCTTTTTGCTCATAACTGCAAAACCGACTGCCGACACTCCGATGCCCGATACGTCCGTCGAGGCCATGGCCGACCGCCTTGATGTGATCGCGGATCTGCCCGACATGCCGCGACACTTCAGCGATGCGGCGCCGCTGGTCGATCACCGTCAGGCTGGCCCCGGTGAAATCCATGAGCCGCTCCGTCAGGCGCGCAACATGGGCAGTATCGTCCGCGTCCCGCGCGGCCTCGTTGCGTTCAACGATGCGGGCGTTTTGCTCGATCACGGCAATGGCCTCGCCGCGATCATGCGCGGCCATGCGCTCAGGACCAACGTGCGTCTGGCGCTCGGCATTCAGCCCGCGTTCCTGATAGCTCTGGTGGGTAAACCGCACTGCCAGCCCTGCTTTGCGGCAAGCCTGATTCATATGCGCTGCCGCCTCCGCGCGGAGCCGCTTCAGGCCAGCTTCATCGGTAAGGCCGTTCACCTTTTCCTGTGCGATCGCCCACTGATGATCGCCGGTGCGTTCGCACGGACGCGTCGAGAAGCAGACATGGGCGTGATAATTGCGCTCGTCACCGCTTTCGTCCGGTCTGTGGACGGCCGCGATCCAGGGCATTCCCAGGCGCCCGAAGTTACGCTCGCAGAAGTCCTTCACAAGGTCATGCCGCTGTGCAGGCGTCAGCTGGTGCGGGAGGTTCCAGACGATGCGACACTGGACCTTTGCATTGGCGCGGTAGCCTTCCTCCACAGCCTCCAGGGCGCGCCAGCAGGCGGCAATTTCCTCGACGGTTTCGCCCATATTGGTGAGCGACACGACATTCTGATCGACGCCGTCAGTTTCCAGCGCCGCCTCGCGCAGGATGTAGATGATATGGTCTGCCGATATGCCATGCCGCCACTTCTTCGATTTCAGCCCCATGTATCGCACGCGAAAATACAATGCGACGCGGCCGCGCCCGTCTACAAGCGGCGCCTCATATTTACGGATGGCGCGCGGCTGCACCTGAGATTTCCGGGCTGCACGGACAGCCGTGCCCGACCGTCTCCTCGCATCCGTCCGCTGACCAGCGGTTTCGCGCGCACGCGGCATGCGGACGTGGAGCGACTTGCCCCAGGTGCCGCCCATCGACCGCTCGACCTCCTGTTCAGCGCGGGCATGATCGATGGCGTCCTTTCTTGCACGCAGTTTTCGCAATATCTCGCACCGCCGCCGCGCCCCTTCGATCGTGCGGTCAGCGGCCAGCATCCGCCGCGCGGTGCGATCCCCCGCCATGAAGATGCGGCAGATCGCAGCGTCCGCTTGCGCCCAGATTTCTGTCTCCGTCTTCAGCAGCACGACATGCTGTCCTTTGCGCCGCAGGCATGGGGGGTGGGATCATCGAGCAAAAGCGAAGTTGACCGGGGTCAACGTTTCTTTCGCATTCCCACCCCCCCTGCCTTCCTTCCTGTCTGGAACTGGTTTTGCCGTGTTCGCTTCATATGGTCTGCGGGCCATACTCATCCTTGCTCTGTCGTGAGGACTGTCAGCGCCGGGCGATACAGACGAACTGGAGTAATCCCCGCAGCCACATCCAGCCAGATCGCGATGATGACCATGTTCGAAACGGAACATGGAGAATGAAGATGGATTTCAACGCAGAAGAGCTTCGCCGTCGCCGCGCCTTCGAAGGCGCCCGCGATGCCAAGGCGAAAGCCGACGCAAAGGCGGCGAAGGCGAGGCAGAGGGTCCGGGCCGCCAAGGCCCGCCTCAACGCGACCACGCGCAGCGAGCAGTGGCACAGGATGAGCGTTGGCTGGCTTGACCGTGAGGCTGGGTACACGGGTGAGATGGCATCTGCGCGCGTATATCTGCGCACCCTCCCGATCCGTGAATATGTCGAGCAGATCTCACCCTATGCGGTCAGCATGCCGGACGCCACTAACATCCAGATGGAGGCGGCGGCGGTGCGCGACAATCTCGACGCCTGGACGAAGGAGGGTGATGCTCTCCTGCTCGAACGCGCGAAGGCCGACTATGTCGCCGAATGCGCGAGTTTCGACAAATGGGAGCGCGACAATCCGGACAAGGGCGGCTGGCGTACGCAGAAGTCAACGCGGGCGCAGTGGCTCCTCATGCTGCGCACCGCCGACGCGCTGGGCATCGCCCCGCTTCGTAGCGCCAATCGCGGCCAGGCGCATGACTGGTTGCGGGCTAACGGCGGCAACATCCGTCTCGCTGCCGCCAACAATGGCACCACCGGGGACATGCCGCCTACTCCGGATCGCCCTGACGACGAAGGTGCCCCTGCTGGCAGCACCGATGCCGCGCAGGATGGCGGAGACATAT from Sphingobium sp. HWE2-09 includes:
- a CDS encoding DUF3320 domain-containing protein, whose product is MATNPVQDVVGEQTSIFQSNLPLHEKLDRARTELLDLSARNRLLNMPRSAKGARAVEIVDEKTAEIFRLLVRDSRPFTFVAGKAERAGDETEPTDEIDEIDELAQPEDDEIDERGVSARHSDTRLQTRFTPKGLQKRLLELYNDARTLEEEQGVNILFLALGALKWIDPQNAANIRYAPLILVPVSLERGNAGEKFKLRVRPDDYASNLSLEIFLDRLHGIRLPMFEAGDAFDPTAYLAEVAEAVCAKPGWEVIEDQMVLGFFSFAKFLMYRDLDPENWPATGKITERALIRGLLSDGFEPDAEMIPEDSNIDPHISPAEMLHILDSDSSQALTVHEVRRGRDMVIQGPPGTGKSQTIANIIASAVADGKRVLFVAEKMAALEVVKRRLDATGVGDACLELHSNKANKKALLEELRRSWELGAPKGRDPGTLHVRLREARDTLNAHADRMHKAHQASALTPYQVVGQLTRLRQDGRKPSDIALDSPETWSDDDFAKRHGVIGELIERIVAIGRADEHVWRGVGSSSILPTDGDRLRDRIEMLVVRIDGSIADLATLAELLVQTPPLNLQSLNSLTTLAQRIATAPALSNTAIGHPDWEAQRAEIDALIDIGTRHATIRTTLKDAVAEDVWSVDLVEPSAALAFLPPDFSGEALERLAEAHTLVPRVIEETGMLARLLGFDTPATLAEAKRQLQIGDRVAAAPDADPVALAAVCWENETERAADIAAAVATLEAARGAIDGGLTEAAWTMDMSATRATLAAHGSGFFKVFSGEWRQANRLARSVLTRPDAPLEATLAILDALARGRTALAIVEDEDAFARAAFGRDWRGERSTSEPLIRLVDWMRTLKITGSVPRQIAARLPDRDAIRIATHRATASVEAATTVLSAIYSDLWKAGTVVFGDADDAIEADLVAASAAVTRLHLADRISATWMRDGQLDLNLRRSRLATLAEGQRAAAAIAAAEPLGGEVFGEAWRSAQSEWAALRNAADWIAKNADIRLLVSGIADHTEPQRLADAAMTTRAGLMNDLSALFDYLRLDREYALGAVDPAKIPLASVRSRLAEWTTNSEQLFQWVAYRDRAGRASSLGCEDIVRRLADGRLTPDTALAAFEMAYYEAVYADQVTADPSLGIFDGTLHGRLARDFAEMDRQRIASASLEVVRAHHARVPARDGGAVGPLGVLRAEIARKRGHMPIRKLMEQAGPAIQALKPVFMMSPLSVAQFLAPGILEFDLLVMDEASQIQPVDALGAVARAKQVVVVGDPKQLPPTAFFSKMTSGGDNDDDGEDAVGRVADIESILGLFTARGLPMRMLRWHYRSKHQSLIAVSNRQFYENKLFIVPSPYTAEAGMGLRFHHIADGIFDTGTTRTNIVEAKIVAKAIIAHARNHPDLSLGVAAFSSAQRRAIVDQLELLRRALPPQVEAFFQAHHAEPFFVKNLENVQGDERDVIFISVGYGPTMPGGRVPMRFGPLGTDGGERRLNVLISRAKQRCEVFASMTDEDIDPDFASTRKGVFAFRLFLHFARTGRMTLAESTGRDHDSVFEEQVAKALQARGLQVHRQVGLAGFYIDLAVADPDRPGRYLLGIECDGASYHGARSARDRDRLRQSVLESHGWSIHRVWSTDWFQRPAEQLDLIISRVEAAKAEHDAQATGIAAKRAVPFEIVTIEREDVTEIGITAIDETTDTVAAYMEATISRPSHIVSELHDAPRGILSGLAEQVVEVEGPVHLDEIVARIRAAWGLKRAGGRIQTAIEQAVDVSARTGRLARDGDFLSIPGRQANVRDRSAVISTTLRRCEALPPAELERAVLDIVRTHFGATDDQIALAVSRAIGFKSTSSQLRTLIGDVVTAAIAKGWLDRKNGVLVTGADAPVATVPVSAPSPLVTLIAEGEHERLEFKETLRWDVAAAIQNKKLEEVVIKTLAGFANRVGGTLLIGVADDGTIRGLERDYACLGGNSDRMQLHLTNLVTNHFGQAYRAARIRIGFPEHEGTEVCRIDIDRSPSPVFVTTKDARDTPAERFFVRSGNSTQELSPSQTAAYIREHFGG
- a CDS encoding MobA/MobL family protein, producing the protein MLLKTETEIWAQADAAICRIFMAGDRTARRMLAADRTIEGARRRCEILRKLRARKDAIDHARAEQEVERSMGGTWGKSLHVRMPRARETAGQRTDARRRSGTAVRAARKSQVQPRAIRKYEAPLVDGRGRVALYFRVRYMGLKSKKWRHGISADHIIYILREAALETDGVDQNVVSLTNMGETVEEIAACWRALEAVEEGYRANAKVQCRIVWNLPHQLTPAQRHDLVKDFCERNFGRLGMPWIAAVHRPDESGDERNYHAHVCFSTRPCERTGDHQWAIAQEKVNGLTDEAGLKRLRAEAAAHMNQACRKAGLAVRFTHQSYQERGLNAERQTHVGPERMAAHDRGEAIAVIEQNARIVERNEAARDADDTAHVARLTERLMDFTGASLTVIDQRRRIAEVSRHVGQIRDHIKAVGHGLDGRIGHRSVGSRFCSYEQKD